Part of the Flavobacterium sp. MDT1-60 genome, TTATTAATAGGTGCCTCCGAAAATTGATTCCCATTTTTGTTTAATTAGTATAAAATAAAACCCGTTGTAGCAAACATTTTACAACGGGTTTTATTTTAATTGGTTTTTAAGTAATACGATACTTTTAATATACTTTATTTCTTAATAACTGGTATTGATTTTTATAGCTGTTTTTAAATTTGATGTAAAGCCATTTTTAATTCGGATACTTTAAAAATTTTGTCAATTCCCTATCCTTTTTTCATTCTGTTTATTTCCAATGTTAAGTTTTTACTCTGAAGCAAAACTTAACATTGGGATGTTGTTTTTAACGGTATATTTGTTAATAATTAATTAACATTAAGTTAAAACAAAAGTAACATTGGAAATTATTTAAAATTTCACTCTAATAAATATATCTGCACATGAAAGAAAAAGAAAATGAATTAAATGAGAATTCTGAAAATGATAGTTTAAAAGCCAGTGAGCAAACTCTTAAAAATGAAATTGCTTCTGACAATGAAAAAACTGAAGTAGCTGATTCAAAACCAAAAGAACCAGCAAAGCCAAAGACTATTGTTACAGCTAAAAAACCTGTAAGAAAAGCACCAGTTTCAACACCAAAAGTGATAGAAAAAAAAGAAGAAGTTGTTTCTGCTGATGTTTCGCAAGAAACTGAAGAAATTGTTTCAGAAGATGAAAATAATAGTATAAATAAAACGAAGAAGAAAAAGATGAAAGAAAAAGACGCAAAAGACAAGGACAAAGAAAAAGCAAAAAAGAAAAAACAAGTAGCTAAGAAAAAAGAAAAAGCGAAAGAGGATAAAAAGAAAGAGAAAGCTAAAAAGGCAAAACAAAAAGCAAAAGCTAAAAAGCAAGCCAAAGCAAAAAAAGCAAAAGATAAAGCTAAGGCGAAAAAAATTGCTAAAAAGAAAGCTAAAAAATCGAAATCAAAATCGAAAAAGAAAAAATAAAAATAAAGCCCTGAAATTTCAGGGCTTTATTTTTTTTACCAAAGAAGTATTTTCATTATTCCGAATGTGTTCCCGATGCGATATTCCCCAATTGATCATTTCGGTAATTATTGGCCCAAAAGATTTACAATAGGGAGTCGATTCATAAAGTATGGGCACTTTTGCATCATGGTCTTCCGTTCGTTTAACCAGATTATTGAGTTCCATATCCTTTAATTCTTTCGAAAGCATACGTGACGTAATTCCGGGAATACTTTGCTGAATTTCCTTGAATCGGGTATTTCCATTACAAATGGAGTTGATAATAGGCAATTTCCATTTCCCTCCCAAAACATATAAAGTATCCTGAAGCGCCTGAAATTCTTCTTTCTGATTTCTCGCCATTCGTAGTATTTTAACACTAAGATATTTTTTTTTTTTCACCATATAAGTTATATAAGTTCATTTAAACTGTGTGTTTAGTTTGACTAATCTTTGCGGATAAGCTCATTTAAGCTGGATTTTTATCGCATTTAGTTTAAGTGTTAAAAACTCATTACTATTCTCTTATATGATCTCGATTGCTACATAAGGTTGCTAAACAAGCACTATTGTATGAACTTATATAACTTATATGGTGAAAAACACACACCGCAGTATACTCCATGATACCGCTGATAAAACAATGTCTTTTCAGATTTAAATTTGTATCGTTAATTTAAAAACATAAATAATGGACAATTTAAAAAATAAAGTTGCTGTAATTACCGGAGGAAATAGCGGAATTGGTTACGCAACAGCAAAACAATTTAAAGAGCAAGGCGCAACGGTTATCATTACCGGAAGAAGAAAAGAAGCAATTGAAAAAGCAGCTTCAGATTTAGGAGTGCATGCCATTGTTGCGGATCAATCCCGTGTTTCAGACATTGAAAACCTGGCTTCAAAAGTAAAAGAGGATTTTGGACAAGTTGATATTCTTTTCATTAATGCCGGAATAGCCGGTTTGGGAACAATTGAACAGGCAACAGAAACCTTATATGATGATATCATGAATATCAATTTAAAAGGAGCTTATTTTACCCTTAGCCGATTTATTCCAATCTTGAAAGATGGTGCATCCGTAGTATTTCTTTCTTCTAATACAGCCAGTATGAGTGGAGCCGGATCTTCCATTTATTCTTCAGGTAAAACGGCTCTTAATGCAGTAATGAGAATAGCGGCCGTGGAATTAGCGCCAAGAAAAATCAGAGTAAATTCAGTTAGCCCTGGCCCGACAGAAACAGAAGTAATGAAAAAAGTAGGTTTAGATGAAGAAACCGTAAAATCAATTATGGATGTTGTAGTTGATAAAATCCCCCTAAAACAAATGGGAACTTCAGAGGATGTTGCAAAAATGGTTTCGCATTTAAGTAGTGAAGCTTCAAAATTCATCACCGGTGCCGATTTTATTATGGACGGCGGAATGGTTTTAGCTTAAAAGGTTTAACCGCAAGGTGCGCAAGGATTTACGCAAAGGTCGCAAAGTTATTCTCCATAGCTTTGTGATCTTTGCGTTTTTATAAAACACTACTTTAAAAAAATCCTTGCAGTCTTTGCGATTAAGTCTCAAAGTTATTCTGCATAGCTTTGCGATCTTTACGTGTTTAGAACACCCTGCTAAAAAAAACTTTGCGTCCCTTGCGGTTAAATAGCAAAGCATTTCAAATCTCGCATTTCTCTCTGTCCATTTCCCTTCTTAGTTTGTCCGTTTGAGCTATTTTTTGATTTCGTAAACAGGATTGTCGATATACTTTTGACGAAGAAATTAACTGATAATCAAACAATTTAATAATCAAATAATATGAAAACAAATAAAAATTTCAGATCAAATGCAATCACTATTCTAAGCTTTTTTGCATTAATTATTTCAGGCAGTGTTTCGGCACAACAATCAGGAATAAAACGTACCAATTTACAACAACATGATCTTAGTATTGCAGGACACGAAACGTTACAGGCGAGAATTGATTTTGAACCGCATACTGCTTTCGGTAAACATTCTCATCCGGGTGAAGAAGTTATTTATGTACTTGAAGGTTCATTAGAATATCAGATCAATGAGGATAAGCCTGTAACACTAAAAGCAGGAGAAGTACTTTTTA contains:
- a CDS encoding helix-turn-helix domain-containing protein, with translation MARNQKEEFQALQDTLYVLGGKWKLPIINSICNGNTRFKEIQQSIPGITSRMLSKELKDMELNNLVKRTEDHDAKVPILYESTPYCKSFGPIITEMINWGISHREHIRNNENTSLVKKIKP
- a CDS encoding SDR family oxidoreductase, whose product is MDNLKNKVAVITGGNSGIGYATAKQFKEQGATVIITGRRKEAIEKAASDLGVHAIVADQSRVSDIENLASKVKEDFGQVDILFINAGIAGLGTIEQATETLYDDIMNINLKGAYFTLSRFIPILKDGASVVFLSSNTASMSGAGSSIYSSGKTALNAVMRIAAVELAPRKIRVNSVSPGPTETEVMKKVGLDEETVKSIMDVVVDKIPLKQMGTSEDVAKMVSHLSSEASKFITGADFIMDGGMVLA
- a CDS encoding cupin domain-containing protein codes for the protein MKTNKNFRSNAITILSFFALIISGSVSAQQSGIKRTNLQQHDLSIAGHETLQARIDFEPHTAFGKHSHPGEEVIYVLEGSLEYQINEDKPVTLKAGEVLFIPAGVIHSARNNSNVKASELATYIVEKGKPIFVLKK